The segment CTACAGCCGCGACCTTTCCATTAGCAAACATTACGTAGAGCGCCGCATAGGCATAAATTTGAGTGTCCCTAAAGACACAATCTTAAATACAGACCAAGGTCGTCAGTTCTTCTACCTTGATACTGAAAACTATGAAACTTCGGACTATGTAGCTTCTTATTCCTTGGGAGAATTTCTATACAGGTTACATTTTTTGGCACAAATCCCTTATCCAGCTGGGTATTATCTTTCTGGCTTTACTGCTTTGTTTTTTCTGTTTGCGATTATCACTGGGATTCTCATTCATTGGGACAAGATCGTCTCCAACTTCTACCTGTTCAGGCCTTGGTCCAAACTAAAAACACTATGGACAGATGCCCATACAGCATTGGGTACCATTGGGTTGCCTTTCCAGTTTGTCTATGCCGTAACGGGAGCCTTCTTTATGATCAAAGCCCTCTTGATCGCTCCGAGTGTTTTTGCATTGTACAATGGAGATCAAGGTCAATTGTATGATGATTTAGGCTATGGAGAGCCTACATTTCTCCTAGAGAATCAAACCAACACCGCAGCCTACAGCCTCAACGATTTGATAGAAAAGACCAGAACAGACTGGCCTGATTTTGATGTCAATCATGTCCATGTATTCAACTACGGAGATGCCAACATGCATGTATCCATAGAGGGAGAAATGAATCGCAACAGCAAATTCACAGGTTTAGGCAAGCGAATATACAAAATCTCCTCGGGCGAAATAGTTGATGAAAAAAGCCCCCTAACCAAAAGTAGCTATCTGGATGGCGTCAAAAACGCTCTATACAGACTACACTATGGTGACTATGGTGGTTATGCACTCAAGACTGTTTCCTTTGTTTTGGGAATCATCTCTTGCTTTGTCATCATCTCAGGCATTATGATTTGGCTCGTCGCTCGTGACAAAAAGAACATTCCCGAAAAACGCAGACGGTTCAACCGCAGCGTGGCACTCATCTATATGGCAATATGTCTGAGTATGTACCCAGTCACAGCAGCTTCATTCATCGCAGTAAAAGTATTTAGTCCAGCAAGTCAAGAGTTCATCTATCAGTTCTATTTCATCACATGGCTATTCTTGACTATCCTTTTCATCCTCAAAAGAGACATGGCCTTCATAAGCAAATACACTTTACTTTCAGGTAGTATTATTGGACTTCTGATTCCGATAGCCAATGGTGTGATGACTGGTAACTGGATTTGGATATCGCTAGTACGTGGCAATCTGCAACTGCTGGTCATCGATACGTTTTGGATTCTAGTATCCACTACCACGCTGCTCATTTATTTTAAAATCCGCAACAAGGAAAAAAGCAGCGAAGCAAACATCTGATTCATCGATAATGATCTCAGAAGATATTTCAGTCAATTAGCGACAACAAAATAGGTTTTTCCAAAACCTATCATTAGACTTTTGCTGTCCTAATGATTAGCTTTGCCGATATTTTAATTCGTACTCGATTATGTTTGATAATTTAAGCGGCAAGCTAGACAAGGCATTTAAGACATTAAAAGGACAAGGCAAGATCACCGAGATCAATGTAGCCACTACAGTCAAAGAAATTAGACGTGCACTCATTGATGCCGATGTTAACTTCAAAGTAGCCAAAAACGTAACCGATACAATTAGAGAAAAGGCATTGGGTCAAAATGTATTGACCGCCATTTCCCCAGGTCAATTGTTGACCAAAATAGTCTCTGATGAGTTGACACTACTCATGGGAGGAGCCAAGGTGGACATCAGTCTACAGGGCGATCCCAATATTATTTTGATCTCTGGTCTACAAGGTTCGGGTAAAACTACCTTTACTGGAAAACTAGCCAACCACCTCAAAAGCAAGAGAAATGTCCTATTGGTCGCCTGCGACATCTACCGTCCTGCCGCGATCGACCAGTTGAAAGTCCTTGGAGAGCAAATCGGAGTGGATGTATATGCTGAGCCAGACAACAAAGACGCACTAAAGATTGCCAAAAACGCAATCAAGTACGCAAAGGAAAATAACAAAAAGACCGTCATCGTCGATACCGCTGGTCGTCTCGCAGTAGACGAGCAAATGATGCAAGAGATTGAATCTTTAAAGAAATTCTTGAATCCTGCAGAAACGCTCTTCGTCGTAGATGCCATGACTGGACAAGATGCTGTCAACACTGCCAAGACCTTCAACGAACGATTGAATTTCGATGGGGTAGTCTTGACTAAAATGGATGGTGACACCCGTGGTGGAGCTGCCCTATCGATCCGAAATGTGGTCGAAAAACCTATCAAATTCATTTCTCACGGAGAGAAAATGGAGGCATTGGATATCTTCTATCCAGAAAGAATGGCCAGCAGAATCCTCGGTATGGGGGATGTCGTCTCGTTGGTAGAAAAAGCACAGCAGAACTTTGACGAAGAAGAAGCCAAAAGAATCCAGAAGAAGATTCGCAAAAACAATTTCGGATTTGACGATTTCCTTTCTCAACTAGAGCAAATCAAAAAAATGGGTAACCTCAAGGACCTTATGGGTATGATCCCAGGTGTCGGCAAGGCTATCAAAGACATAGACATTGACGATGATTCTTTGAAACCTATCGAAGCAATCATCAAGTCCATGACCATCCAAGAAAGAGAAGAGCCAGACTTGATCAACGGCAGCAGAAAGAAGAGAATTGCCAATGGTAGTGGTACCTCAATCCAAGAGGTCAACCAACTGCTCAAGCAATTTGACCAAATGCGTAAAATGATGAAAACCATGAACAAAATGGGAGGAGCCAAACGCATGATGTCTGGCATGAACATGTTCGGCAAGTAAGTGAAAGATCTGCATGGCCAAGCCATATTGGATTATTACAAGAAGGAGGAATCATCTCTCCTTTTGCTACACAACTCGTATGGAGAGCCCGAAGAAATGCCTGTGGAGGTATTCTTCAGAGAACCTGAGGATTTTAGCGAATTAGAGAACTGTGCCATAGCACACTGCTACCGAAAAGTACTCGATCTCGGTGCGGGTGCAGGAGCACATTCCCTACTACTACAGGCTTTGGACTTTGAAGTGACGGCACTGGACAACTCTCCAGGCTGTGTGGAAACCATGCGCCAGTCAGGCATCCAGCACATCGTAGACACAGACTACCGCATACACAAAGCACAGTACGAAACGGTGCTTTTGCTCATGAACGGGCTAGGCATAGCAGGCAAACTATCAGAAGTCAAATCGCTCCTACTACACTGCAAATCTCTATTGGTAGAAGGTGGCAATATCATTTTGGACTCCTCAGATATTAGTTACCTCTACGAAGAAGGACTGGAAATGCCCAAAGACTATTACGGGGAGATTCGCTACCGCTATGAGTACAAAGGTGAAATGGGCGAATGGTTCGATTGGGTATATGTGGATCAAAATACGCTAACGCAAATTGTGCATGATTGTGGAATGGAAATCGAGATATTGATGACTGATGAAAATGATCAGTACTTGGCTAAGATTTTTTAATAGATTTTAGAATCAAAACAGGTTAGAAAGCACAAAACACATTCAACTTTCTTACTTTGAACTACTGTACCAATCAAGCAAGCAGCCTTTTGGTCAGTTTTCTAAATCTGGCAACATGCGCTACTGCCGCCAATGTCAATCCAACAGACAATCCAAACCATACTCCATATGCGTCCCATCCCAACACAAAGCCAGCTACATATCCCAAGGGAATAGCCACTCCCCAATAACTGATCAAGGTCACCAATGTAGGAACTTTCACATCCCCTAGCCCTCTCAACGCACCCAAGCCTACGCTCTGCACACCATCAGAAATCTGATAAAATGCCACGATGATCAGCAACGAAGATGCCAATGTGATCACCTCCACCTCATCCACATACAATGAGGGCAAATAGTATCTGGTCAACACGAAAAACAACGAAAAAAAGATCATCAGTGCCGTGACCATGATAAAACAAGTCATTCCAGCGGTTCGAAGATTCAAGTAATCTTTTCGTCCGAGTTGATTACCAACCCGGATCGAAGCAGCAGCGGAGATTCCTGTTGCAATCATGTAAGTGACCCCTGACAGATTCACAGCAATCTGGTGAGATGCTAGAGGAATAGCTCCGAGCCACCCGACCATGATAGCTGACGCACTAAAAGCACCTATCTCAAAAATGAATTGTAAGCCTGAAGGAACCCCAATTCTCAATATGTCTTTAAAAACCTGCCATTTGATCACGATGGACGCATATATGCCACGGTATCTTTTGAATCTATGGTACCACAAAAAGAATCCACCCATAGCAATGGCCATCATGATGCGAGAAATCAAGGTCGCAATCCCTGCACCTAGCACCCCCATGGGTTCAAAACCCCAATGACCAAATATCAAGAGATAATTCAATCCTATGTTGACCAAATTTCCTCCCACAGAGATAATCATGGCTTGGCGTGTCATTGACAATCCCTCCGCAAATTGTCTGAAAGTTTGGAACAACATCAAGGGCAGCAGGCTCAATGCCATCATCAAAAAGAAAGGTACTGCATCAATCAATACTTTTTCGTCCTGTCCCAAATACGGAAAGATATAGACTGCCAACAGGCACAACAAGGTCAAGATTACACCCAGAGCGGTATTGAGCAGAAAACCATGTTTGAGATAGCGAGTAGACAAAACCTTGTCATTGGCTCCATCTGCTGCAGCAACCAGTGGCGTCATCCCAAATGACACCCCAATCCCAAACAACATGAACAGGGTAAATACACTGACAGCCAACGATACAGATGCCAATTGTACAGCACCCAGACGTCCTACCATGACACTGTCCGCTACTGCCACCATGATGTGTCCCAGTTGGCTCAGCATGACAGGATAGGCCAGAGAGATGTTTTTTTGATAGTGTTCTTTGAGTGTCAAAGCTGATGTAAATAAGCGGACTCAAAACTACTTAGAATTTATGAAGATTCACTCAGCCTACGGGCCTCCTTCTATATACCTGATTTCGATTTTTAAAGAAGGTTCATGATCCATAAAGGGACAAAATTAAAATGACCTTTGATAAAAAAGGCAGGAGAACCCTTCTCAAGGGTTCTCCTGCCAGATCATAGACAAAACGAATGGTAAACTAACCCCTTCAATAAAGCCCTTGAAGGATTGTTCAAAATTGAACTCAGGTCATAAAGAACACTTAGACCAGACTAGTAGCCTATATATACCGTAGTACTCTGCCCATCATATGAAGCCGTCCATTCTCCTGTGTACTTCTCCAATTTACCATTACTGAGGTGTTCATAAATTGTATAGTTCGATCCCCAGCAATTGTCATAGCTCATGTCTTTAGGACTTTTCACGGGATTGGTGCTGTACCCTACATTGTGCGTGCCCATCAAATCAAGTCCACCCACCAATTCTTCACCCGTACCAAAGTTTATTCTTCCTGAGAAAGTCTTACCAGAATAAAACTTATAGGTAATCTCCCCTATTGGATAGTAAAGACTTCCTCCATCTGAACCTCCATCATCATCATCGTCATCATCACCAGAATTATCCCCTCCATTGTCAGGATCATCTGTCGCAGGATCATCATCACCTAGCAACGTAGCATATGAGTTTCGCATATCCCATACCACATAATCACCGTCCTGAACGGTAATGGCTGCATGCTCGTGATTACAATTCTCATCTCCCGGACTCAACAACAAATCTATACTCACTGCATCATTGTTGAGCTCTCGCTCAAAAAAATCGGTCTCTCCTGCTTCCAATGTAGAACCGATCCAATAATCGATTGGTGATCCTGAATAAGAATCATAAACAGCAATACTAAAATCATTGTCACAGTACGAAGAGCCATTTGTGATCGTAAAATAGATGGTCTGAGCATCAGAACTATCATCATCTGAGGATCCCAGTTCTTCCAAACAGCTAAAAAGAACAATAGATAATAAAAAGAGTAAGAATTTTTGTTTCATGATATGTTTGTTGATTAAAAGAACCTACATGAAGAGCATTTCTTCGTGTTAACATTATTCAACAAAAGTACGGTTGCTCACAAAAACTTGAAATACTCATTAGTAGGTAATCTGCAGGGTATTAAGACAGTCTCAGGTTGTTGAAAATTAGCAATGAATGCCGTAGTCTGAGGCTCTTAATTCCCTGTGCGACCCAGCCCAATGGACTATACCCTATCCAAAAACTCTTCGAGATCCAATTCTTTGTTGATTTGCAGTTTTTTGCGAAGACGGTAGCGACGGGTCTCTACTCCTCTGACTGACAAATTGAGTTGATTGGCAATCTCCTTGGTGGAGAGTTTCATTTTCAGCAGCATACAAAGTTTGGCTTCTGAGACAGAGAGTTTAGGAAAGTCACTCTTGAGTTTCTTGAAGAAATCCGAATGCAAAAGATCAAATTGACCTTCGAAACTCTCCCAGTCCTTGTCACTATCTGTCTTGCTTTCGATCTTGGCAATCAATCGTTGCAACACTTTTTTTTGATCCTCCACAGACAAATCTGCTGACAACCCCTTCAGAGAATCCTTGATCTCTAGCAAAAATTCATCTTTGTTGTACAACTGCATGGACACAGCAGTCAGTTCCTTATTTTTCTCCGTGATAGTTGCTTTGAGTGCCTCATTTTTCGAACGCAAAACTTCGGGTCGGTTGGCATAGGATGGCATATCAAATAGCGCCTTGTCCAAATGAGACAGCCACAGATTGTAGGCTTGGCTGCAGCGCGAGTGATTCAGTCTCGGCTCATAGATAATACTCGGTTTCACATGTGAGAGGGCCTCTTCGAGTGAGGTGTACACACCATTGGCTACTCCTGCAGCTCGCGCAGCACCGATCACTCCTGTGGTATCTACCACTTCAATATGGCAGTCCAATAGCGTCGCTATGGTCATAGAAAATATCTCCGACTGAAACATGTTGTCACTGGTGACACGCAAAATATCTACCTCCAACCCCATCTCTTTGAGCAGATTCATTCCATAGACGAACGAAAACGCCACCCCTTCAAGAGCCGCTCTGTAGAGATGTCCTCTGGAGTGTCTGCTAAACTCCAGATTCATGATATGCGAATTGATACTTTTCTCATCTAGCATTCGTTCTGCACCATTGCCAAATGGCAAAACACACAGTTCGTCAGAACCAATGGGTACGGTAGATGCCATACGCTCCATGTCCTCATAATGGCGCCCACTGAGTGCAATTTGGCTTTTCATCCAACCATATTGTGTCCCCGCTCCGTTGAGACAGAGCAGTACTCCGATTCGATCATAGTTGTCTTCATAGTTGATATGTGCAAAAGAATTGACCCGAGAGCGAACATCATACTTGGGTCTATCAACTATCCCATAGACCACTCCCGACTCTGCACTGGTCGCTGCAATCTCCCCTGGGTTCAATACATTGAGTGAAAGAGCATTGTTGGGTTGGTCTCCAGCTCGATAGGTCACAGGAATACCCGTTACCAACCCACTCATCTCGGCGGCTTCTGCTGTCACAGTCCCTTGCAAAGAAAAAGTAGGTACAATCTCAGGAATCAAATCTTCACTGATCTCATAATAATCCATAACCTGATGAGCGATTTTCTTCCTTTTAAAATCCCATAAAATCGCCTCAGACAAACCCGATATGGTAGTCTGTACCTCTCCCGTAAATTTCATGGCTATGTAGTCACCGGGCAACATGATCTTGTCGATACGATCATAAATCTCTGGTTCGTTGTCCTTGACCCATCTCAGCTTTGAGGCCGTGAAATTGCCTGGCGAATTGAGGAAATTTTCTAAGCACTCTTTCTCTCCCAAATCCTTGAAGGCCTTTTTACCAATCGTAACAGCACGACTGTCACTCCAAATGATCGAAGGTCTAAGCACTTTTTTGTTTTCATCAACAAGTACAAGACCGTGCATCTGATAGGCAATCCCAATTCCCGCAATTTCCCGTGGATTTAGGTTGTTGATGGCAAGTAAACTTCGAGTGGCAGTGCACAAATCCTGCCACCACGATTCGGGATGCTGCTCTGCCCAACCGCTGTGTTTAGACAAAATCGTAGAATCATGCTCTGGGTACTGTACCACATCGACCACCAGGTTGTCTTCTGAATGTATCAGTGCCACTTTGATCGTTGTACTGCCGATTTCATACCCTAATAGATACTTCATGCTATGTCTCAATGTGTGATGACGGAGTTAAAAGAGTAAAGCCTGCAACCTGTCTCTCAACAAACCGGTCAGCCCTCCAAACTACGCCAAAGTTACGTCACTTCAGCAGGCTAGCCTAACGATTTCTGCAATAACCTAGGAGAAGATTAGCCTATTTTCGACATACCGACCTTGCCGTTCAATCCATCAACTACCCACCATAATAAGCACGATCCCTATGATGATTCCTAGCAGAATCAATGATTTGTGTAAGATGTTTTTCTCCTTGAACAAAATGGCTCCTGCCGCAAAGGAGATAATGACACTGCTTCGTCGCAAAAGTGAAAGAATGGATACCAAAGAATCCTCAAAGGTCAATGCATAGAAATAAGCAAAATCACCCAACACCAACACGATTCCTATAAATGGAATAGTATATTTCCAACGAAATGGCGTGTACTTTTCTCTTTTGGGATACCAAAAAATCAACAAGACCAAAGCCATAATCGGGACTTGATAGAATGAAAAGTAAGCCTGAATCGCCAAGCGATTGTAGTTTGCGATCAGAAACTTGTCATAGAGTGTACTCACAGTACCTATCAGGGTTGCCAACAAGATGAACCAAACCCATTTGTTGGTTTTGAAATTGACGCCTTCTTTGTTGCCAGCAATGGAGAAGAAATAAAAGAAAATCAAAGCCACCATCATCCCTATCCATTGGAATTGATTGAGTGTCTCACCATAGATCATGATAGCACCCATCAATGTCCAAATCGGTCCAGTAGAACGGATAGGCGACACGATACTAATCGGCAGGTTCTTCAGTGCCAGGAAAGACAAGATCCATGAAGACACCACTATCAGCACCTTGATTACTATCAACAAATGAACATGTAAATCCACTGGAGGGATGTAGAAATGGTCGTACTGATCAAACCCATCGACCGTGTAGGACATGATCCATGGTGGCACGAAAAGCAAGGCGGAAAATACCGTAGAAAAAAACAATACAGGCAAAACCGCATTGTCATTGAGAGACACCTTCTTCAGTATATCATATACCCCCAGTGCCAGCAAAGAAAGTACACCCAGTATTACCCACATATCAGACCGCTTATCATGAGGGACAAAACTAGACCAATCGAATATACCATGCTAAAAAGAGTAAGGATATTACCCAATCGTACTTCGCATTCAAAACACAAAATACAAGGCTCTTGCTGCCCTGCATTTTGTGTGATGGCAATTATCTATGAAGATGCTTATTGATATCCTTAATAGCCGTCAGCGTAGGAATCATATTTCCTTCTATATCCAAAAACTGTATTTTCTTTTGTGAAACCAATTGTACTCGATCTATGGGTTTAATTTCTCTGTATTTTTCAACACTGATCAGGTTATACCCTGACTTCATTTTGATTGATATTTGGTGAACTGTCATCTCGTAATT is part of the Reichenbachiella agarivorans genome and harbors:
- a CDS encoding EamA family transporter — encoded protein: MWVILGVLSLLALGVYDILKKVSLNDNAVLPVLFFSTVFSALLFVPPWIMSYTVDGFDQYDHFYIPPVDLHVHLLIVIKVLIVVSSWILSFLALKNLPISIVSPIRSTGPIWTLMGAIMIYGETLNQFQWIGMMVALIFFYFFSIAGNKEGVNFKTNKWVWFILLATLIGTVSTLYDKFLIANYNRLAIQAYFSFYQVPIMALVLLIFWYPKREKYTPFRWKYTIPFIGIVLVLGDFAYFYALTFEDSLVSILSLLRRSSVIISFAAGAILFKEKNILHKSLILLGIIIGIVLIMVGS
- a CDS encoding PepSY-associated TM helix domain-containing protein, whose product is MDKRSYNILFHLHTVSGIVISVVLFVIFFAGSFSFFRDDIVNWERNHTVNPTENIEMDYDAAFDSLESKYNLYSRDLSISKHYVERRIGINLSVPKDTILNTDQGRQFFYLDTENYETSDYVASYSLGEFLYRLHFLAQIPYPAGYYLSGFTALFFLFAIITGILIHWDKIVSNFYLFRPWSKLKTLWTDAHTALGTIGLPFQFVYAVTGAFFMIKALLIAPSVFALYNGDQGQLYDDLGYGEPTFLLENQTNTAAYSLNDLIEKTRTDWPDFDVNHVHVFNYGDANMHVSIEGEMNRNSKFTGLGKRIYKISSGEIVDEKSPLTKSSYLDGVKNALYRLHYGDYGGYALKTVSFVLGIISCFVIISGIMIWLVARDKKNIPEKRRRFNRSVALIYMAICLSMYPVTAASFIAVKVFSPASQEFIYQFYFITWLFLTILFILKRDMAFISKYTLLSGSIIGLLIPIANGVMTGNWIWISLVRGNLQLLVIDTFWILVSTTTLLIYFKIRNKEKSSEANI
- a CDS encoding class I SAM-dependent methyltransferase, whose translation is MKDLHGQAILDYYKKEESSLLLLHNSYGEPEEMPVEVFFREPEDFSELENCAIAHCYRKVLDLGAGAGAHSLLLQALDFEVTALDNSPGCVETMRQSGIQHIVDTDYRIHKAQYETVLLLMNGLGIAGKLSEVKSLLLHCKSLLVEGGNIILDSSDISYLYEEGLEMPKDYYGEIRYRYEYKGEMGEWFDWVYVDQNTLTQIVHDCGMEIEILMTDENDQYLAKIF
- a CDS encoding FGGY family carbohydrate kinase, which gives rise to MKYLLGYEIGSTTIKVALIHSEDNLVVDVVQYPEHDSTILSKHSGWAEQHPESWWQDLCTATRSLLAINNLNPREIAGIGIAYQMHGLVLVDENKKVLRPSIIWSDSRAVTIGKKAFKDLGEKECLENFLNSPGNFTASKLRWVKDNEPEIYDRIDKIMLPGDYIAMKFTGEVQTTISGLSEAILWDFKRKKIAHQVMDYYEISEDLIPEIVPTFSLQGTVTAEAAEMSGLVTGIPVTYRAGDQPNNALSLNVLNPGEIAATSAESGVVYGIVDRPKYDVRSRVNSFAHINYEDNYDRIGVLLCLNGAGTQYGWMKSQIALSGRHYEDMERMASTVPIGSDELCVLPFGNGAERMLDEKSINSHIMNLEFSRHSRGHLYRAALEGVAFSFVYGMNLLKEMGLEVDILRVTSDNMFQSEIFSMTIATLLDCHIEVVDTTGVIGAARAAGVANGVYTSLEEALSHVKPSIIYEPRLNHSRCSQAYNLWLSHLDKALFDMPSYANRPEVLRSKNEALKATITEKNKELTAVSMQLYNKDEFLLEIKDSLKGLSADLSVEDQKKVLQRLIAKIESKTDSDKDWESFEGQFDLLHSDFFKKLKSDFPKLSVSEAKLCMLLKMKLSTKEIANQLNLSVRGVETRRYRLRKKLQINKELDLEEFLDRV
- a CDS encoding MATE family efflux transporter codes for the protein MTLKEHYQKNISLAYPVMLSQLGHIMVAVADSVMVGRLGAVQLASVSLAVSVFTLFMLFGIGVSFGMTPLVAAADGANDKVLSTRYLKHGFLLNTALGVILTLLCLLAVYIFPYLGQDEKVLIDAVPFFLMMALSLLPLMLFQTFRQFAEGLSMTRQAMIISVGGNLVNIGLNYLLIFGHWGFEPMGVLGAGIATLISRIMMAIAMGGFFLWYHRFKRYRGIYASIVIKWQVFKDILRIGVPSGLQFIFEIGAFSASAIMVGWLGAIPLASHQIAVNLSGVTYMIATGISAAASIRVGNQLGRKDYLNLRTAGMTCFIMVTALMIFFSLFFVLTRYYLPSLYVDEVEVITLASSLLIIVAFYQISDGVQSVGLGALRGLGDVKVPTLVTLISYWGVAIPLGYVAGFVLGWDAYGVWFGLSVGLTLAAVAHVARFRKLTKRLLA
- the ffh gene encoding signal recognition particle protein; amino-acid sequence: MFDNLSGKLDKAFKTLKGQGKITEINVATTVKEIRRALIDADVNFKVAKNVTDTIREKALGQNVLTAISPGQLLTKIVSDELTLLMGGAKVDISLQGDPNIILISGLQGSGKTTFTGKLANHLKSKRNVLLVACDIYRPAAIDQLKVLGEQIGVDVYAEPDNKDALKIAKNAIKYAKENNKKTVIVDTAGRLAVDEQMMQEIESLKKFLNPAETLFVVDAMTGQDAVNTAKTFNERLNFDGVVLTKMDGDTRGGAALSIRNVVEKPIKFISHGEKMEALDIFYPERMASRILGMGDVVSLVEKAQQNFDEEEAKRIQKKIRKNNFGFDDFLSQLEQIKKMGNLKDLMGMIPGVGKAIKDIDIDDDSLKPIEAIIKSMTIQEREEPDLINGSRKKRIANGSGTSIQEVNQLLKQFDQMRKMMKTMNKMGGAKRMMSGMNMFGK